Proteins encoded within one genomic window of Candidatus Limnocylindrales bacterium:
- a CDS encoding PEP/pyruvate-binding domain-containing protein codes for MECRKRRLSLAMVLAVAAVVRTADPAAAMRAPQLSPQETAELKRDFATSLSKLKGPYTENFCVCRGTNAKIPVMNARGAITSPCGNNELFCAAFRAPWAEALAKNRVWIGNIFSSDLWLWPQIPNHHDLVRGYILEKYFVETNPNNKLAQLKAYGGLSGSEYETGASTAFFERYLAEPGFDDNQHFPLAYELQRRYFVRDDLGQVQKVRSMAVRIQSVKPDFKPLRDAIHNQLSPGIIPILAAYRDKQPQGSVRTQVEALLLELSRLTALDESAMRSQLDEIADPALRSRFTAMVPATSAEPIAAMRALGQLMLEARRTVAAGKVSHADARRLIDLDITAAAVLQHRGLKLLESGAKLAVKQDLELLSALTDAAYGAGLLVEREHESAQKTLADLMANDHPSREEFAQGVRQTGRIVEWAQANATLPYAEVWAQWTLLMPQVAGIGDDILRGSPLLLFAKVYGQLDDYAAGAGAKRHEVFGSEITGDVRVLNPGLAVGKLRVAPKDDAYARNEIVALAETPADLEPAAGILTAGEGNVLSHVQLLARSLGIPNTVLGPDAFERAKPHDGHLVFYAATPGGRAILKEMSDMTTAEKGAWAEYTGNDKRTGEGFGAGAPKLHIDTDKIDLSKKLPIDLAEIRRSDSGKICGPKGAFLGELKHLFPDKVARGIVVPFGAYRDHYDHALVSIPPSQRAANVATAGEHLSAYVERTFKEFFDTMIPSVKDPHQLSQWIAPRLEVIRYSIEQSPLSPELRAAIKDGLDKNGLLRGPGNNDTTGCFVRSDTNVEDLDSFNGAGLNLTIFNMGSLDDIYSGLREVWASPFELRSFSWRQTLIDQPLWVLPSVVILQSVPSDKSGVLVTCDIENGDRTKMVIATSEGVGGAVDGTSAETLRWSPTKVDVLTLYKSAWKNALLPNGGTRIVPSSGKDEVLSPKEVEEIVAAGKAIDQKLEPARDSQGRPRPWDIEFGFSQGKLWLFQSRPFIGNESVKNVPALAVLDGGAVTASAKDRLSLSDVPR; via the coding sequence ATGGAGTGCAGGAAACGACGGCTTTCTTTGGCGATGGTGCTCGCTGTTGCGGCCGTCGTCCGTACGGCGGATCCGGCCGCAGCGATGCGCGCCCCGCAGTTGTCGCCGCAGGAGACGGCCGAGCTCAAGCGCGACTTCGCGACCAGTCTGTCGAAGCTCAAAGGGCCGTACACCGAGAACTTCTGCGTCTGTCGCGGCACCAACGCGAAGATCCCGGTGATGAACGCGCGCGGTGCGATCACGAGCCCGTGCGGAAACAATGAGCTGTTCTGCGCGGCCTTTCGCGCACCGTGGGCGGAGGCGCTCGCGAAAAACCGGGTGTGGATCGGGAACATCTTCTCCAGCGACCTGTGGCTCTGGCCGCAGATCCCGAACCATCACGACCTCGTGCGCGGTTACATCCTCGAGAAGTATTTCGTCGAGACCAATCCGAACAACAAGCTCGCGCAGTTGAAGGCGTACGGCGGCCTGTCGGGTTCGGAGTACGAGACCGGAGCATCGACTGCGTTTTTCGAGCGCTATCTTGCCGAGCCGGGCTTTGACGACAACCAGCATTTTCCGCTCGCGTACGAGCTGCAGCGACGCTACTTCGTTCGCGACGATCTCGGCCAGGTGCAGAAAGTCCGCAGCATGGCGGTGCGCATCCAGTCGGTGAAGCCCGACTTCAAGCCGCTGCGCGACGCGATCCACAACCAGCTTTCTCCCGGGATCATCCCGATCCTTGCCGCGTATCGTGACAAGCAGCCGCAGGGCAGCGTGCGCACCCAGGTCGAGGCTCTTCTGCTCGAGCTGTCGAGACTGACGGCTCTCGACGAAAGCGCGATGCGCTCGCAGCTCGACGAGATCGCCGATCCGGCCCTGCGCAGCCGCTTCACTGCGATGGTTCCTGCCACGAGCGCCGAGCCGATTGCCGCCATGCGCGCGCTCGGCCAGCTGATGCTCGAGGCGCGTCGCACCGTCGCGGCCGGCAAGGTCTCGCACGCCGACGCGAGGCGCCTGATCGACCTCGACATCACGGCGGCCGCCGTGCTGCAGCACCGCGGCCTCAAGCTGCTCGAAAGCGGCGCCAAGCTGGCGGTCAAGCAGGACCTCGAGCTGCTGTCGGCGCTGACCGACGCCGCCTACGGCGCCGGCCTGCTCGTGGAGCGCGAGCACGAGTCCGCCCAGAAGACACTTGCGGACCTGATGGCGAACGACCATCCGTCGCGCGAAGAATTCGCACAGGGCGTGCGCCAGACCGGGCGCATCGTCGAATGGGCGCAGGCCAACGCGACGCTGCCGTATGCCGAGGTCTGGGCGCAGTGGACGCTGCTGATGCCGCAGGTTGCGGGAATCGGCGACGACATCCTGCGCGGCTCGCCGCTGTTGCTGTTCGCGAAGGTCTACGGGCAGCTCGACGACTACGCTGCCGGCGCCGGCGCCAAGCGCCACGAGGTCTTCGGCAGCGAGATCACCGGGGATGTGCGCGTGCTCAATCCGGGTCTCGCCGTCGGCAAGCTGCGCGTCGCGCCGAAGGACGACGCCTATGCACGCAACGAAATCGTCGCGCTTGCCGAGACGCCGGCCGATCTCGAGCCGGCTGCCGGCATCCTGACTGCCGGCGAAGGCAACGTGCTTTCGCACGTGCAGCTGCTGGCGCGCTCGCTCGGGATTCCCAACACGGTGCTCGGTCCGGACGCCTTCGAACGCGCCAAGCCCCACGACGGTCATCTGGTGTTCTACGCGGCGACTCCCGGAGGACGCGCGATCCTCAAGGAAATGTCGGACATGACCACGGCCGAGAAGGGCGCGTGGGCCGAATACACCGGCAACGACAAGCGAACCGGCGAGGGGTTCGGGGCAGGCGCGCCGAAGCTGCACATCGACACCGACAAGATCGATCTTTCGAAAAAGCTGCCGATCGACCTCGCCGAGATCCGCCGCAGCGATTCGGGCAAGATCTGTGGGCCGAAGGGCGCCTTTCTCGGCGAGCTCAAGCACCTGTTCCCCGACAAGGTCGCGCGCGGCATCGTGGTTCCGTTCGGAGCGTACCGCGACCATTACGACCACGCGCTGGTGTCGATCCCTCCGTCGCAGCGGGCCGCGAACGTGGCGACGGCCGGCGAGCATCTGTCGGCGTACGTCGAGCGCACGTTCAAGGAATTCTTCGATACCATGATCCCGTCGGTCAAGGATCCGCACCAGCTCTCGCAGTGGATCGCGCCGCGTCTCGAAGTGATCCGCTATTCGATCGAGCAGTCGCCGCTGTCGCCCGAGCTTCGCGCGGCGATCAAGGACGGGCTCGACAAGAACGGCCTGCTTCGCGGCCCGGGAAACAACGACACCACCGGCTGCTTCGTGCGAAGCGACACCAACGTCGAGGATCTCGACAGCTTCAACGGCGCAGGGCTCAACCTGACGATCTTCAACATGGGCTCGCTCGACGACATCTACAGCGGGCTTCGCGAGGTGTGGGCGTCGCCGTTCGAGCTGCGTTCGTTCTCGTGGCGCCAGACGCTGATCGACCAGCCGCTGTGGGTGCTGCCGTCGGTCGTGATCCTCCAGTCGGTGCCGTCCGACAAGTCCGGTGTGCTCGTGACGTGCGACATCGAGAACGGCGACCGCACGAAGATGGTCATCGCGACGTCCGAAGGCGTCGGCGGCGCGGTCGACGGCACCTCGGCCGAAACCCTGCGCTGGTCGCCGACGAAGGTCGACGTGCTGACGCTCTACAAGTCCGCATGGAAGAATGCGCTGCTTCCGAACGGCGGCACCCGGATCGTTCCGTCGAGCGGCAAGGACGAGGTGCTCTCGCCAAAAGAAGTCGAAGAGATCGTCGCTGCCGGAAAAGCCATCGACCAGAAGCTCGAGCCGGCAAGGGATTCCCAGGGCCGCCCGCGTCCGTGGGACATCGAGTTCGGATTCTCGCAGGGAAAGCTCTGGCTGTTCCAGTCGCGCCCGTTCATCGGTAATGAAAGCGTCAAGAACGTTCCGGCCCTCGCGGTGCTCGACGGCGGGGCCGTGACGGCCTCGGCGAAAGACCGTCTTTCGCTGTCCGACGTTCCGAGATGA
- a CDS encoding CARDB domain-containing protein, with product MSASLRVVGGALLLAAVAIASPATAAPDLVVQNLAVDPSSGANGTVVHLTMDIKNQGSSSALASTTRVRINQDSSSVTSTDPILCNISTPSLAAGSVAQIGCSATISGRPSGTSFLWAIADVNKTAGQENVTNDRSHISFDVSNQSPDLIVTSLSLVPKSLRNGEEISIGVTIKNQGTANAQSSTTRVRINQDPATVLSTDAILCNILTPQIAAGASVEVGCELTLSARPAGTNYVWAIADVNKTAGQSDTTNDRRSGSITVSSEATDLVVDSVTVDPPIGANGKSITISAVIRNQGTAQAPATVTRVRIGIDPEILSSTDPSLCGAIDTPSLDPGETTLVTCKPELSGRPAGVNYIWVVADATNLAGQSDRTNDRLSAEFTIDPQSTPDMIVKSVTVSPSNPASGSMVTLTARIANDGKTGAPASKTRFVINQNPAGVGEEGDIILCEQINTPSLSSGSSILINCKPTLTDVPAGPSFVWAVADATGLTGEANRDNNTRSVALNVEPGPAPDLVIDSIVATPASAGTGGAVSITAIIRNQGVGNAAASSARIRLSRHADGAFETDPIVCDAIATEALVAGSAIPVSCTWTLTSEAPGTAYLWITADVDDTAGQINRTNDSASRAFTILAPDAADLAITRLVVRPRKVRNGQGVVIRARVDNLGSKKAKASLMTFRINQDPNDVSPADEVLCSARPTPALAPTESASVRCAVQIENRPLGENVVWAIADTTGVSGDGVPSNNIARKILTVEPACTDPEISPVLEWPIEQVRVVEDYASYGSVPLSGGHLGYHSGADLRSQLPIAADQLPVYAAADGEVVLVKKACPSPADPVVNPPSGSCAAGWGNFVVVRHGDGISTVYAHLGEVSAVPGCVVAGDRIGTVGSSGSVTNPVQLHFDVLADLADPVTRQQLGIEHYRKFHPFIGRTPESDDGLRQTHLDPRDFMTRNRIRITADTVASRGRVTGGTAAYLAKDQEYVSYGELVPGYVMIDLPWPKTPEDGAPYSDDKRYGWVSIANTTVLATGLMPGTRRVDGYTLFQLDGVGSNYVSLRELPSAASAEITKAWGGQQFAPAGLPFTDTVSGQVWQPLFVPGTAATGTGKPRKAFVEADLLGPPPGH from the coding sequence TTGTCCGCTTCCTTGCGCGTCGTTGGCGGTGCCCTCCTGCTTGCTGCGGTCGCGATCGCGTCTCCAGCGACGGCCGCCCCCGATCTGGTGGTCCAGAATCTTGCCGTCGATCCGTCGAGCGGTGCCAACGGCACGGTCGTCCACCTGACGATGGACATCAAGAATCAGGGCTCGTCGAGCGCCCTCGCGTCGACCACGCGCGTACGCATCAACCAGGACTCCTCTTCGGTCACGTCGACGGACCCGATCCTGTGCAATATCTCGACGCCGAGCCTGGCGGCCGGGTCGGTCGCGCAGATCGGATGCTCGGCCACGATCAGCGGACGGCCGTCGGGCACGAGCTTCCTGTGGGCCATTGCCGACGTGAACAAGACGGCGGGCCAGGAAAACGTCACCAACGACCGCAGCCACATCTCGTTCGACGTCAGCAACCAGTCGCCGGACCTCATCGTCACGAGCCTCAGTCTCGTGCCGAAGTCGCTGCGCAACGGCGAAGAGATTTCGATCGGCGTGACGATCAAGAACCAGGGAACTGCCAACGCACAGAGCTCGACCACGCGCGTGCGCATCAACCAGGATCCCGCCACGGTGTTGTCGACCGATGCGATCCTCTGCAACATCCTGACACCCCAGATCGCCGCCGGCGCGAGCGTCGAAGTCGGATGCGAGCTGACGCTCAGCGCGCGTCCGGCCGGCACCAATTACGTCTGGGCCATCGCCGACGTGAACAAGACGGCCGGCCAGTCCGATACGACCAACGACCGGAGGAGCGGGTCGATTACCGTCTCCAGCGAAGCAACCGATCTCGTCGTCGACAGCGTCACGGTCGACCCGCCGATCGGAGCCAACGGAAAATCGATCACGATCTCTGCGGTGATCCGTAACCAGGGAACCGCCCAGGCGCCCGCGACGGTCACGCGCGTCCGCATCGGCATCGATCCGGAAATTCTGTCGAGCACCGATCCGTCGTTGTGCGGAGCAATCGACACGCCGTCTCTCGACCCGGGGGAAACCACCCTCGTCACGTGCAAGCCCGAGCTCAGCGGCCGGCCGGCGGGGGTCAACTACATCTGGGTCGTGGCCGACGCGACGAATCTCGCCGGCCAGTCCGACCGCACCAACGACAGGCTGTCGGCCGAATTCACCATCGACCCGCAGTCGACGCCCGACATGATCGTCAAATCGGTCACGGTCAGCCCGAGCAACCCGGCCAGCGGCAGCATGGTCACATTGACGGCAAGGATCGCGAACGACGGCAAGACCGGCGCGCCCGCTTCGAAGACACGCTTCGTGATCAACCAGAATCCGGCCGGCGTCGGCGAAGAAGGCGACATCATCCTTTGCGAGCAGATCAACACCCCGTCGCTGTCGTCGGGCTCGAGCATCCTCATTAACTGCAAGCCGACGCTGACCGACGTTCCGGCCGGGCCGAGCTTCGTGTGGGCCGTCGCCGACGCGACCGGGCTGACGGGCGAAGCCAATCGCGACAACAACACGCGCTCGGTCGCGCTCAACGTCGAGCCGGGGCCTGCGCCGGACCTGGTCATCGACAGCATCGTCGCAACGCCTGCTTCAGCTGGAACCGGAGGGGCGGTTTCCATCACCGCGATCATCCGCAACCAGGGTGTCGGCAATGCGGCGGCTTCGAGCGCGCGCATCCGCCTCAGCAGGCACGCCGACGGCGCATTCGAAACCGATCCGATCGTCTGTGACGCGATCGCCACCGAAGCACTGGTCGCGGGCTCGGCGATTCCGGTCAGCTGCACCTGGACGCTGACGAGCGAAGCACCCGGCACGGCATATCTGTGGATCACGGCGGACGTCGACGACACCGCGGGGCAGATCAACCGCACCAACGACAGCGCGAGCCGCGCGTTTACGATTCTCGCTCCCGATGCGGCCGATCTTGCCATCACCCGTCTCGTCGTTCGTCCGCGCAAGGTCCGCAACGGCCAGGGCGTGGTCATCCGCGCGCGCGTCGACAATCTCGGAAGCAAAAAAGCCAAGGCGTCGCTGATGACGTTCCGGATCAACCAGGATCCGAACGACGTCAGCCCGGCCGACGAAGTGCTCTGCAGCGCGCGTCCGACTCCGGCGCTCGCGCCGACCGAAAGCGCGAGCGTGCGCTGCGCTGTCCAGATCGAGAACCGTCCGCTCGGCGAGAACGTGGTCTGGGCGATCGCCGATACCACCGGAGTCTCCGGCGACGGTGTTCCGTCGAACAACATCGCCCGCAAGATCCTGACCGTGGAGCCCGCGTGCACCGATCCGGAAATTTCTCCGGTGCTCGAATGGCCGATCGAACAGGTGCGCGTCGTCGAGGACTACGCGAGCTACGGATCCGTTCCGCTCAGCGGCGGCCACCTCGGCTATCATTCGGGTGCAGACCTGCGCTCGCAGCTTCCGATCGCCGCCGACCAGCTTCCGGTCTACGCCGCCGCCGACGGCGAGGTCGTGCTCGTCAAGAAAGCATGCCCATCGCCGGCCGATCCGGTCGTCAATCCTCCGAGCGGAAGCTGCGCCGCCGGCTGGGGGAACTTCGTTGTCGTGCGCCACGGCGATGGCATCTCGACCGTGTATGCGCATCTCGGCGAAGTATCGGCGGTTCCAGGCTGTGTCGTTGCCGGGGACCGTATCGGTACGGTCGGCAGCAGCGGCTCGGTGACCAATCCTGTGCAGCTGCACTTCGACGTGCTCGCGGATCTGGCCGATCCGGTGACGCGCCAGCAGCTCGGCATCGAACACTACCGCAAGTTCCATCCGTTCATCGGCCGCACTCCGGAAAGCGACGACGGGCTGCGGCAGACGCATCTCGATCCGCGCGATTTCATGACGCGAAACCGCATCCGCATCACCGCCGACACGGTCGCATCGCGAGGCCGCGTGACGGGCGGAACCGCGGCATATCTCGCCAAGGATCAGGAGTACGTTTCCTACGGCGAGCTCGTACCCGGTTACGTCATGATCGACCTGCCGTGGCCGAAGACGCCGGAAGACGGCGCGCCATACAGCGACGACAAGCGCTATGGATGGGTCAGCATTGCGAACACGACCGTGCTCGCAACAGGCCTCATGCCCGGCACGCGGCGCGTGGATGGCTACACGCTGTTCCAGCTCGACGGCGTCGGAAGCAACTATGTCTCGCTGCGCGAGCTGCCGTCGGCAGCGTCCGCCGAGATCACGAAGGCGTGGGGAGGCCAGCAGTTTGCGCCGGCCGGGTTGCCGTTTACCGATACGGTAAGCGGCCAGGTTTGGCAGCCGCTGTTCGTGCCGGGTACGGCGGCGACCGGAACCGGGAAGCCGCGCAAGGCGTTTGTCGAAGCCGATCTGCTCGGGCCGCCGCCGGGGCACTGA
- a CDS encoding serine hydrolase — MRRVTAAVLSLFAATAVAAAAEPLSAPPADPGASSVPVDAGRARAFLASIKPSSELQSFLDRSLAEIGRSDAKLLASAPRIAVIDLRDPSSPVLAAVRGDQKVYPASVVKFVYLMAAYAWQERGRLRIDPALDAELSAMIRESSNKATQKVFSRITGTEPGPELGAEEYRTYRDRRLAVKGWLQELGIDDLHAVSPTYDGGGDLFGRDQQFLRDRTVAGGLAVSGGEFPNRQAMTASGTARLLALLATDRALTPADSETVRRRMRRDVREQPHLLHRIAGGASSTAGVEVYSKSGTWGPIYADAGIVRDPSGREFVLAFFTDASPPYRGDGIALVTRRLIDHLFGDAGKAAGGPP, encoded by the coding sequence ATGCGACGCGTCACCGCAGCGGTGCTGAGTCTGTTTGCTGCGACCGCGGTCGCAGCAGCGGCCGAGCCCTTGTCCGCCCCGCCGGCGGATCCCGGCGCGTCCTCCGTCCCGGTCGATGCTGGACGTGCCAGGGCCTTTCTCGCGTCGATCAAGCCGTCGTCCGAGCTTCAGTCGTTCCTCGACCGCAGCCTGGCAGAAATCGGTCGCAGCGATGCGAAGCTTCTTGCCTCCGCACCGAGGATCGCGGTGATCGACCTTCGCGACCCGTCGTCTCCGGTTCTGGCGGCGGTGCGCGGCGACCAGAAGGTCTACCCGGCAAGCGTCGTCAAGTTCGTCTACCTGATGGCCGCCTACGCGTGGCAGGAACGCGGCAGGCTCCGTATCGATCCGGCGCTCGACGCCGAGCTGTCCGCGATGATCCGCGAAAGCAGCAACAAGGCCACGCAGAAAGTCTTTTCGCGCATCACAGGCACCGAGCCGGGACCCGAGCTCGGCGCCGAAGAATACCGCACATATCGTGACCGGCGACTCGCCGTGAAGGGATGGCTTCAGGAGCTCGGGATCGACGACCTGCACGCGGTCAGTCCGACATACGACGGCGGCGGCGACCTTTTCGGCCGCGACCAGCAGTTCCTGCGCGATCGCACCGTGGCCGGAGGTCTCGCGGTAAGCGGCGGCGAGTTTCCGAACCGCCAGGCGATGACCGCTTCCGGCACCGCGCGCCTGCTCGCGCTTCTCGCCACCGATCGCGCGCTCACTCCGGCCGACTCCGAGACCGTGCGCCGCCGCATGCGCCGCGATGTTCGTGAACAGCCTCACCTCCTGCACCGGATTGCCGGAGGGGCGTCGTCGACGGCCGGCGTCGAAGTTTACTCGAAGAGCGGCACATGGGGCCCGATCTACGCCGATGCCGGGATCGTGCGCGACCCTTCCGGCCGCGAATTCGTGCTGGCGTTTTTTACCGACGCGAGCCCGCCGTATCGTGGCGACGGCATCGCGCTTGTGACCCGACGCCTGATCGATCATCTGTTCGGTGATGCCGGCAAAGCCGCAGGAGGTCCGCCTTGA
- a CDS encoding cyclic nucleotide-binding domain-containing protein — translation MQRARRALAVEPGETALVAWSALTLFLIEWASVAVSNASDTMFLKRVGVDYVPIVFLANSLLLTATTLAAGNLAARYDLKRLLTGTFCALSILLFVLWGLVLAGVPSIPTTLVILSKQIDVIAALMFWTVVAGLMTSRQGKRLVGLMTAGGTFGTILGSFSSGIFGRLLGIPSLLAVAGVAFAFATLASIPLGASAQRRLYRRGAPPAPDQDQRPHIVAFWKESSLFRVLALTSFLAGVLGPMLYYSFSCAADLATRTADGEQRLLSLYGALRGWINVGVLVVQVGGSAMLFRRIGVPLAATVAPAAYVFGLTGLGVAFGLPTAMPATTGTGVLDHTIYEPAQRILSALLPLKIRVAATSVIQGPAKRAGAALGSLLVLAVIATVHDPSWVAIVGLPIAGGWLLLALSLWQNYSNLLLEAARVPSSDANAEDARASLLDTSTLRTLEQNLVGSDIARCQAACDLFEDAPPVIAIEALTRALSSAPMTNHPMLLETLDHVLADTAVDTSGGDGDGWPALPGGAAVAAVARNVANNLVRVLESSDHLIPSERAKLLHILGRASIGRAVPDTVREALEQARTDQTPPVALAAEVANMRAGLVESNPDRLEEIVGAALEGDDAAARAIALAELRFELLRGDDRESVWNRRLKLLMDHLARAAALPASHAPAGNGSKETTCAARGCAEAIDALADVALGHREAIARCAPVVIALADDEDVEVRRAVLRFIGNSGLAGHARLLAERLSSRSAVESQAAREALETLGPAAADALLYALRHGSRKTREYLPAMLREIRVDRDALKAVIDRELQRSHELLMLVGVLEASAVSKLVLQRLRERVDESLRVALELVATTLEDDRITNVCRSLGRAWNMRDRAVLLEALEALLPPDERSRLLPLLEEHGAQRLAATAAHALGRRLPTMEEAIAAALESHDPLTTGLIVATVDHELLARVAPWLDLDAALRVFSERRPQHGPGRVTVDGATAGSAAEDAGTAGAGSASAGTASAGTASAGIASAGTASVGGKERFMLSQVETMLHLRALDLFDGLTTRQLAELARVAREIKVPAGSTIVAEGEFDDRMYFIVSGNVRITKAGQTVAELGARDFFGEMAVFDGETRSATATTTEETWLLLISRDDLFEVMEDQPAIAIGICQTLVRRVRAMLNERSVASATSV, via the coding sequence GTGCAGCGGGCGCGCCGAGCGCTCGCCGTCGAGCCCGGCGAGACCGCGCTCGTCGCGTGGTCGGCGCTCACGCTGTTCCTGATCGAATGGGCTTCGGTCGCCGTCTCGAACGCGAGCGACACGATGTTCCTCAAGCGTGTCGGCGTCGATTACGTGCCGATCGTGTTCCTTGCCAATTCGCTGCTGCTCACGGCGACGACGCTTGCCGCCGGCAATCTCGCGGCGCGCTACGACCTGAAGCGCCTGCTGACAGGCACGTTCTGCGCGCTGTCGATCCTGCTGTTCGTGCTCTGGGGGCTCGTGCTCGCCGGAGTGCCGTCGATCCCGACCACGCTCGTCATCCTCTCCAAGCAGATCGACGTGATCGCGGCGCTGATGTTCTGGACGGTCGTGGCGGGCCTCATGACGAGCCGGCAGGGCAAGCGCCTGGTCGGCCTGATGACGGCCGGCGGCACGTTCGGAACGATCCTCGGAAGCTTCTCGTCCGGAATCTTCGGACGCCTGCTCGGCATTCCATCGCTGCTTGCGGTTGCCGGCGTCGCGTTCGCGTTCGCGACTCTCGCGTCGATCCCGCTCGGTGCGAGCGCGCAGCGCCGCCTCTATCGCCGCGGCGCGCCGCCGGCTCCCGACCAGGACCAGCGGCCGCACATCGTCGCGTTCTGGAAAGAAAGCTCGCTGTTTCGCGTGCTCGCGCTGACGTCGTTTCTGGCCGGCGTGCTCGGCCCGATGCTCTACTATTCGTTCTCGTGCGCGGCCGATCTCGCGACGCGCACGGCCGACGGCGAGCAGCGCCTTCTCAGCCTGTACGGTGCGCTGCGCGGCTGGATCAACGTGGGCGTTCTTGTCGTCCAGGTCGGCGGCAGCGCGATGCTGTTCCGACGCATCGGCGTGCCACTTGCCGCAACGGTCGCGCCGGCAGCGTACGTGTTCGGCCTTACCGGCCTCGGCGTCGCGTTCGGGCTGCCGACCGCGATGCCGGCGACGACCGGCACCGGCGTTCTCGACCACACGATTTACGAGCCGGCACAGCGGATCCTCAGTGCGCTGCTTCCGCTCAAGATCCGGGTAGCCGCGACCAGCGTCATCCAGGGGCCTGCCAAAAGAGCCGGAGCGGCGCTCGGAAGCCTGCTGGTTCTGGCGGTGATCGCGACCGTTCACGATCCGTCGTGGGTGGCCATCGTCGGGCTTCCGATTGCCGGCGGGTGGCTGCTGCTCGCGCTCAGCCTCTGGCAGAACTATTCGAACCTGCTGCTCGAGGCGGCGCGGGTACCGTCGTCGGATGCGAACGCGGAAGACGCACGCGCATCGCTGCTCGACACGTCGACGCTTCGCACCCTCGAACAGAACCTGGTCGGCAGCGACATCGCCCGCTGCCAGGCGGCGTGCGATCTTTTCGAAGACGCCCCGCCGGTGATCGCAATCGAAGCGTTGACGCGCGCGCTCTCGTCGGCACCGATGACGAATCATCCGATGCTGCTCGAGACGCTCGATCACGTGCTCGCCGATACGGCGGTGGATACGAGCGGCGGCGACGGCGACGGCTGGCCGGCGCTGCCCGGAGGCGCAGCCGTCGCGGCGGTGGCGCGCAACGTTGCGAACAACCTCGTGCGCGTGCTCGAGTCTTCCGATCACCTGATCCCGTCCGAACGCGCCAAGCTCCTGCATATTCTCGGACGCGCGTCGATCGGCCGCGCGGTGCCCGACACCGTACGCGAGGCGCTCGAACAGGCACGCACCGACCAGACGCCGCCGGTCGCGCTCGCCGCCGAGGTCGCGAACATGCGGGCCGGCCTCGTCGAATCGAATCCCGACCGCCTCGAGGAAATCGTCGGCGCGGCGCTCGAAGGCGACGATGCCGCCGCGCGAGCGATTGCGCTGGCCGAGCTGCGCTTCGAGCTGCTGCGCGGCGACGATCGCGAGTCGGTCTGGAACCGCCGTCTCAAGCTTCTGATGGATCACCTTGCGCGTGCGGCGGCATTGCCGGCATCACACGCGCCGGCAGGCAACGGCTCCAAAGAGACAACGTGCGCAGCGCGAGGCTGCGCGGAGGCGATCGACGCGCTCGCCGACGTGGCGCTCGGGCACCGTGAGGCGATCGCGCGCTGCGCACCGGTGGTGATCGCGCTGGCCGATGACGAGGACGTCGAGGTGCGACGCGCCGTGCTACGGTTCATCGGGAATTCCGGTCTTGCCGGACATGCGCGGCTGCTCGCCGAACGGTTGTCGTCGCGCAGCGCGGTAGAGTCGCAGGCCGCGCGCGAAGCCCTCGAGACGCTCGGTCCGGCGGCTGCCGATGCGCTGCTCTATGCGCTGCGCCACGGCAGCCGCAAGACGAGAGAGTACCTGCCGGCAATGCTTCGCGAGATCCGCGTCGACCGCGACGCGCTGAAGGCGGTCATCGACCGCGAGCTGCAGCGCAGTCACGAGCTGCTCATGCTGGTCGGCGTGCTCGAAGCTTCGGCCGTCTCCAAGCTCGTGCTGCAGCGGCTTCGCGAACGCGTTGACGAAAGCCTGCGCGTCGCTCTCGAGCTGGTCGCGACCACTCTCGAGGACGATCGCATCACGAATGTCTGCCGCTCCCTCGGACGCGCGTGGAACATGCGCGATCGCGCCGTGCTGCTCGAAGCGCTCGAAGCGCTCCTGCCGCCGGACGAGCGCAGCAGGCTGTTGCCGCTTCTCGAGGAACACGGCGCGCAGCGTCTCGCCGCTACCGCGGCCCACGCGCTCGGGCGACGTCTTCCGACGATGGAGGAAGCGATCGCGGCGGCTCTCGAGTCGCACGATCCGCTCACAACCGGGCTCATCGTCGCGACGGTCGATCATGAGCTGCTTGCGCGGGTGGCACCGTGGCTGGACCTCGATGCGGCGCTACGGGTATTTTCCGAACGACGGCCGCAACACGGGCCGGGCCGCGTCACAGTCGACGGCGCGACCGCCGGCTCGGCGGCCGAAGACGCCGGCACTGCAGGCGCCGGATCCGCGAGCGCCGGCACCGCGAGCGCGGGAACCGCGAGCGCCGGAATCGCGAGCGCGGGAACCGCGAGCGTCGGAGGAAAGGAGCGATTCATGCTGAGCCAGGTCGAAACCATGCTTCATCTGCGGGCGCTCGACCTGTTCGATGGGCTCACGACGCGCCAGCTTGCCGAGCTCGCCCGCGTCGCCCGCGAGATCAAGGTACCCGCCGGCAGCACGATCGTTGCCGAAGGCGAATTCGACGATCGCATGTACTTCATCGTCAGCGGCAACGTGCGCATCACGAAGGCCGGCCAGACCGTTGCCGAGCTCGGGGCGCGCGACTTCTTCGGCGAGATGGCGGTGTTCGACGGCGAAACCCGCTCGGCGACGGCAACCACCACAGAAGAAACCTGGCTGCTGCTGATCTCGCGCGACGACCTTTTCGAGGTCATGGAAGACCAGCCGGCGATTGCGATCGGGATCTGTCAGACGCTGGTGCGGCGCGTGCGCGCGATGCTCAACGAGCGCTCGGTAGCGTCGGCGACCTCGGTCTGA